A window from Symbiopectobacterium purcellii encodes these proteins:
- a CDS encoding glycerate kinase, producing the protein MKIVIAPDSYKESLSAQEVATQIEAGFREIFPDASYVKLPVADGGEGTVEAMVAATQGRIVEVQVTGPLGDKIDAFFGLSGDEKTAFIEMAAASGLERVPPAQRNPLLTTSYGTGELIRSALDHGVKHCIIGIGGSATNDGGAGMAQALGAKLLDAQGESIGFGGGALDALKHVDVSELDHRIKTCRFEVACDVTNPLTGKLGASAVFGPQKGATPAMIVQLDNALKQYAEVIRHSLDIDVDQVPGSGAAGGMGAALLAFCGAELRQGIEIVTEALGLDELVRDASLVITGEGRIDSQTVHGKVPIGVARVAKRYNKPVIGIAGSLTADVGVVHQHGLDAVFSVLYNICSLEEALDNAAANVRMTARNVAATIKLAQTLQ; encoded by the coding sequence ATGAAAATAGTTATCGCACCGGATTCTTATAAAGAAAGCCTGTCAGCACAGGAAGTAGCTACACAGATTGAAGCCGGTTTTCGGGAAATTTTTCCTGACGCCAGCTACGTCAAGCTGCCCGTGGCGGATGGCGGCGAAGGTACGGTTGAAGCCATGGTGGCGGCCACGCAAGGGCGTATTGTCGAGGTTCAGGTTACCGGCCCGTTGGGAGACAAGATCGACGCCTTTTTCGGTCTGTCGGGTGATGAAAAAACCGCTTTTATCGAAATGGCGGCGGCCAGCGGGTTGGAGCGAGTGCCTCCCGCGCAGCGTAATCCGCTGCTGACCACCAGCTATGGCACAGGAGAGCTGATTCGTAGCGCCCTGGACCATGGCGTAAAACACTGCATTATCGGTATCGGCGGCAGCGCCACCAATGACGGCGGCGCGGGCATGGCGCAGGCGTTAGGGGCAAAACTGCTGGATGCGCAAGGCGAATCGATCGGTTTTGGCGGCGGCGCGCTGGATGCACTTAAACATGTTGATGTCAGCGAACTGGATCATCGTATCAAGACCTGCCGTTTTGAGGTGGCGTGCGATGTGACGAACCCGCTGACTGGTAAGCTGGGGGCTTCTGCTGTGTTCGGACCGCAAAAAGGCGCGACGCCGGCGATGATTGTGCAGTTAGACAATGCGCTCAAGCAGTACGCAGAAGTGATCCGTCACAGCCTGGATATCGATGTGGATCAGGTGCCGGGCTCCGGGGCGGCCGGTGGCATGGGCGCCGCGTTATTGGCGTTTTGCGGCGCGGAATTGCGTCAGGGCATTGAGATTGTCACCGAAGCGCTGGGATTGGATGAGCTGGTGCGGGACGCATCGCTGGTGATCACCGGTGAAGGGCGTATCGATAGCCAGACCGTGCACGGTAAAGTGCCGATTGGCGTGGCGCGTGTGGCGAAGCGTTACAACAAACCGGTGATCGGGATTGCAGGCAGCCTGACAGCGGATGTCGGCGTGGTGCACCAACACGGCCTGGATGCAGTATTCAGCGTGCTTTACAACATCTGTTCTCTGGAGGAAGCGTTGGACAACGCGGCAGCCAACGTGCGCATGACGGCACGTAACGTTGCGGCAACCATCAAGCTGGCGCAAACGCTCCAATAA
- a CDS encoding MFS transporter encodes MNTVSSAAGAIQKRTNARYWIVVMLFIVTSFNYGDRATISIAGSAMSKEIGLDAVGMGYIFSAFSWAYVIGQIPGCWLLDRFGSKRVYFWSIFTWSLFTLLQGFVDLFQGSAIVVSLFALRFMVGLCESPSFPGNSRIVAAWFPAQERGTAVAIFNSAQYFATVIFAPIMGWLVHAVGWAHVFWFMGGFGILISFLWLKVIHDPKDHPSMNQAELDYIEAGGALINMDAAANKAKVPGKEKWFQIKQLLTSRMMMGVYLGQYCINALTYFFITWFPVYLVQARGMSILKAGFVASVPAICGFIGGVLGGVISDYLMRRTQNLTLARKTPIVLGMLLSMSMVICNYVSTEWVVIAVMALAFFGKGIGALGWAVMADTAPKEISGLSGGLFNMFGNISGIVTPIAIGYIIGMTGSFNAGLIYVGIHAAVAIISYLFIVQDIKRIELKPFKG; translated from the coding sequence ATGAATACAGTAAGCTCAGCAGCTGGCGCTATACAAAAGAGAACAAACGCCCGCTACTGGATTGTCGTGATGTTATTTATAGTCACGTCATTTAACTATGGCGACCGCGCCACCATCTCGATTGCTGGCTCCGCCATGTCAAAGGAAATTGGCCTGGACGCCGTGGGGATGGGGTATATTTTCTCTGCATTCTCTTGGGCCTATGTGATCGGCCAGATCCCGGGCTGTTGGCTGCTTGACCGTTTTGGTTCCAAACGCGTTTACTTCTGGAGTATTTTCACCTGGTCATTGTTCACCTTGCTGCAAGGCTTTGTTGACTTGTTCCAGGGCTCGGCCATCGTGGTGTCCTTGTTTGCACTGCGCTTTATGGTTGGTCTGTGCGAATCGCCCTCTTTCCCCGGTAACAGTCGTATCGTTGCTGCCTGGTTCCCGGCGCAAGAGCGTGGCACTGCCGTGGCGATCTTTAACTCTGCGCAGTACTTTGCAACCGTGATCTTCGCCCCCATTATGGGCTGGCTGGTGCATGCGGTGGGCTGGGCGCACGTGTTCTGGTTCATGGGCGGTTTCGGTATTCTGATAAGCTTCCTGTGGCTGAAAGTGATCCACGATCCGAAAGATCACCCCAGTATGAATCAGGCCGAACTGGATTACATCGAAGCCGGTGGTGCGCTGATCAATATGGATGCGGCGGCCAACAAAGCTAAAGTGCCAGGTAAAGAGAAGTGGTTCCAGATCAAACAGTTGCTGACTTCGCGTATGATGATGGGGGTCTATCTCGGCCAATACTGCATTAACGCATTGACCTACTTCTTTATCACCTGGTTCCCAGTGTATTTGGTACAGGCCAGGGGCATGTCCATCCTCAAAGCCGGTTTTGTTGCCTCGGTGCCAGCCATTTGTGGTTTCATCGGCGGGGTATTAGGCGGTGTGATTTCCGACTACCTGATGCGTCGTACCCAAAACCTGACGCTGGCGCGTAAAACGCCTATCGTATTGGGGATGTTGCTCTCTATGTCGATGGTTATCTGTAACTACGTGTCGACGGAATGGGTGGTTATCGCGGTGATGGCGTTGGCGTTCTTCGGTAAAGGCATCGGTGCGCTGGGTTGGGCAGTGATGGCGGATACGGCACCGAAAGAGATCAGCGGTTTGAGCGGCGGTCTGTTTAATATGTTTGGTAATATTTCCGGTATCGTTACCCCGATTGCCATTGGCTATATTATTGGCATGACCGGTTCCTTTAACGCTGGCTTGATTTATGTGGGTATCCATGCGGCAGTGGCTATTATCAGCTACCTGTTTATTGTACAAGATATCAAACGTATCGAATTAAAACCTTTCAAAGGGTAA
- a CDS encoding methyl-accepting chemotaxis protein, which yields MRVNTPVTQQEYLLDVDTTLMSTTDTQSYITYANSAFIRVSGYAEDELITQPHNVVRHPDMPVEAFADMWYTLQQGDSWTGLVKNRRKNGDHYWVRANVTPVYHNDQLSGYISVRNTPSAEEIKFVEPLYEAVQQKQAGSRAFYKGLVVRTGLFAPLSVLQKISVRWRIRCPLFIAALAPVLLTYFGLDPVWSALAAVILFLLLDTFLQSQISRPLKTMQKHAQSVVSGRKTSHVHFNRVDEIGLLMRSINQFGLNLHSLVDDVGAQVQGMTDVSQRLTENNTSLNARTEETSANLQQTAAAIEEITVAVQQSSETAIQATSTAEAASQTAQKGGDIMGETIGMMESISKASDKIVDIIGVIDSIAFQTNILALNAAVEAARAGLQGRGFAVVAAEVRNLAQHSASAAKEIKTLIDANVASVESGGKMVENAGKHIADIVSEVLQVSTMIKEISNATQEQTQALGLINQSIAQIEIMTQSNTEMVVQSTDTAESLNRQAQRLTSAINVYGS from the coding sequence ATGAGGGTCAATACGCCTGTTACGCAACAGGAGTATCTGTTGGACGTGGACACAACCTTGATGTCCACCACCGATACTCAAAGTTACATTACCTACGCCAACTCCGCTTTCATCCGCGTCAGCGGCTACGCCGAAGATGAACTTATCACTCAGCCCCACAACGTGGTGCGCCATCCTGATATGCCCGTCGAAGCGTTTGCAGATATGTGGTACACCCTGCAACAAGGTGATAGCTGGACAGGGCTGGTAAAAAATCGACGTAAAAATGGCGACCATTACTGGGTCCGCGCCAACGTCACGCCGGTTTATCATAACGATCAGTTGAGCGGCTATATTTCCGTGCGCAATACGCCGAGTGCGGAAGAGATCAAATTTGTCGAACCCCTGTACGAAGCCGTACAACAAAAACAGGCAGGCAGCCGCGCTTTCTATAAAGGATTGGTGGTTCGCACCGGGTTATTTGCACCGCTTTCTGTGCTGCAAAAAATCTCCGTGCGCTGGCGTATCCGTTGTCCGCTGTTTATCGCTGCGCTGGCCCCCGTTCTGCTTACCTATTTCGGCCTCGATCCGGTCTGGTCAGCTCTGGCAGCGGTCATCCTGTTTCTTTTGCTGGATACCTTTTTGCAAAGCCAAATCAGTCGCCCGCTGAAAACCATGCAAAAACACGCACAGAGCGTGGTTTCAGGACGCAAAACGTCACATGTTCACTTTAACCGTGTGGATGAGATAGGCTTGCTGATGCGCTCCATCAACCAGTTTGGCCTGAATCTCCACTCGTTGGTGGATGACGTCGGCGCTCAGGTGCAAGGCATGACTGACGTGAGTCAGCGTCTGACGGAGAACAATACGTCGCTCAATGCCCGTACTGAAGAAACCTCAGCCAACCTGCAACAAACTGCCGCCGCCATCGAAGAAATCACCGTTGCGGTACAGCAAAGTTCTGAAACCGCGATTCAGGCCACCAGCACGGCGGAAGCCGCCAGCCAGACGGCGCAAAAAGGTGGAGATATCATGGGGGAGACCATTGGTATGATGGAATCCATCTCCAAGGCGAGCGATAAGATCGTCGATATTATCGGCGTGATCGATAGCATTGCGTTTCAAACCAACATCCTCGCACTCAACGCTGCGGTAGAAGCCGCCAGAGCGGGTTTGCAAGGGCGCGGTTTTGCCGTGGTCGCTGCTGAAGTACGTAACCTGGCCCAGCACTCGGCCTCTGCCGCCAAAGAGATTAAAACGCTGATCGACGCCAACGTCGCAAGCGTGGAGTCAGGCGGTAAAATGGTGGAAAATGCGGGTAAACACATCGCGGATATCGTCAGCGAAGTGCTGCAAGTCTCGACCATGATCAAAGAGATCAGCAACGCCACACAAGAGCAGACGCAGGCATTGGGATTGATTAACCAATCCATCGCCCAAATCGAGATCATGACCCAAAGCAATACCGAAATGGTGGTGCAATCAACCGATACGGCTGAAAGTTTAAACCGGCAGGCTCAACGACTCACGAGTGCCATCAACGTGTATGGCAGTTGA
- the garD gene encoding galactarate dehydratase translates to MSEKKVTDSTLEKPLYIKVHESDNVAIVVNNNGLRAGTRFSDGLELIEHVPQGHKVALSDINVAEAIIRYGEIIGYAVRPIARGSWIDESLVELPDAPPLDTLPLATKVPAPLPPLEGYTFEGYRNPDGSVGSKNLLGITTSVHCVAGVVDYVVKLIERDLLPRYPNVDGVVALNHLYGCGVAINAPAAVVPIRTIHNLALNPNFGGEVLVVGLGCEKLQPERLLEGTPDVHAISLDDTSIVRLQDEHHVGFQSMVDDILTMADRHLQRLNLRRRETCPASELVVGMQCGGSDAFSGVTANPAVGYASDLLVRCGATVMFSEVTEVRDAIHLLTPRAATEEVGRRLLEEMAWYDNYLDTGKTDRSANPSPGNKKGGLANVVEKALGSIAKSGQSAISEVLSPGQRPTKRGLIYAATPASDFVCGTQQLASGITVQVFTTGRGTPYGLLAVPVIKMATRTALAERWHDLMDINAGTIATGDATIEQVGWELFHFILDIASGRKKTWSDQWGLHNALAVFNPAPVT, encoded by the coding sequence ATGTCAGAAAAAAAAGTGACAGATTCCACACTGGAAAAACCGCTTTATATTAAAGTCCACGAATCCGATAATGTTGCTATTGTCGTCAATAATAATGGATTGCGTGCTGGCACCCGTTTTTCGGACGGGCTTGAATTAATTGAACATGTCCCTCAAGGGCATAAAGTTGCGCTGAGTGACATTAATGTCGCAGAGGCCATTATTCGTTACGGCGAAATTATTGGTTATGCGGTAAGACCGATTGCCCGTGGCAGTTGGATCGATGAGTCTCTGGTTGAATTACCGGATGCGCCACCGCTGGACACCCTGCCGCTGGCAACCAAAGTGCCCGCGCCGTTACCCCCGCTGGAAGGCTATACCTTCGAAGGCTATCGCAATCCAGACGGCAGCGTGGGCAGCAAAAACCTGCTCGGTATTACTACCAGCGTGCACTGTGTTGCAGGCGTGGTGGATTACGTGGTGAAACTGATCGAACGCGATCTGCTGCCCCGTTATCCGAATGTCGATGGCGTGGTGGCGCTGAACCACCTCTACGGCTGCGGCGTTGCTATTAACGCGCCTGCTGCCGTGGTTCCCATTCGTACCATTCACAACCTGGCATTGAACCCCAATTTTGGTGGAGAAGTGCTGGTTGTCGGCCTGGGTTGTGAAAAACTGCAACCTGAACGCCTGCTGGAAGGTACCCCTGATGTACACGCCATCTCGCTGGACGACACTAGCATTGTGCGTTTGCAAGATGAGCACCATGTGGGGTTCCAATCGATGGTCGATGACATTCTCACCATGGCGGATCGCCACCTGCAACGTCTTAACCTACGCCGTCGCGAAACCTGCCCGGCTTCTGAGTTGGTGGTAGGGATGCAATGCGGGGGCAGCGATGCTTTCTCCGGGGTGACGGCCAACCCGGCAGTGGGGTATGCCTCAGATTTGCTGGTGCGCTGCGGCGCAACCGTGATGTTCTCGGAGGTCACCGAAGTGCGTGATGCCATCCATCTTCTCACGCCGCGCGCCGCGACCGAAGAAGTGGGTCGCCGCCTGCTCGAAGAGATGGCCTGGTATGACAACTATCTGGATACCGGAAAAACCGATCGCAGCGCTAACCCGTCTCCCGGCAATAAAAAGGGTGGGCTGGCGAACGTGGTAGAAAAGGCGCTCGGCTCGATTGCCAAATCAGGCCAAAGCGCCATTTCCGAAGTGCTCTCTCCGGGGCAGCGTCCGACCAAACGTGGGTTGATTTATGCGGCAACGCCCGCCAGCGATTTTGTGTGTGGCACCCAGCAGTTAGCCTCGGGGATTACCGTACAGGTCTTCACTACCGGTCGCGGCACCCCTTATGGTCTGTTAGCCGTGCCCGTGATCAAAATGGCGACCCGCACCGCATTAGCAGAAAGATGGCACGATTTGATGGACATCAATGCTGGCACAATTGCCACCGGCGATGCCACCATCGAACAGGTAGGCTGGGAGCTGTTCCATTTTATCCTTGATATTGCCAGCGGAAGGAAGAAAACCTGGTCAGATCAATGGGGCCTGCATAACGCACTGGCGGTATTCAACCCTGCGCCTGTAACTTGA
- a CDS encoding glucarate dehydratase family protein yields the protein MNNTQSTPVITDMKVIPVAGYDSMLLNIGGAHGAYFTRNLVVLTDSAGHTGVGEAPGGEVIYRTLVDAIPRVKGEQIARMNRLVHDVHTGNQSSDFDAFGKGAWTFELRVNAVAALEAALLDLQGQFLGVPVAELLGPGKQRDEVTVLGYLFYIGDRTKTDLPYLPGETGKHEWYHLRHQAAMDSDAVVRLAEASADRYGFKDFKLKGGVLPGEQEIESVKALKKRFPDARITVDPNGAWLLDEAIRLCKGMNGILTYAEDPCGAEQGFSGREVMAEFRRATGLPVATNMIATNWREMNHAVMLQSVDIPLADPHFWTMHGAVRVAQLCNDWGLTWGCHSNNHFDVSLAMFTHVGAAAPGNPTAIDTHWIWQEGQHLTKEPLQIVNGKIAVPDRPGLGVELDMAQVMKAHELHKKLPSGARNDAAAMQYLIPGWTFDRKRPVFGRQ from the coding sequence ATAAATAATACCCAGAGTACCCCGGTCATTACCGACATGAAGGTTATCCCGGTTGCCGGCTATGACAGTATGCTGTTGAACATTGGCGGTGCACACGGCGCCTACTTCACGCGCAATCTGGTGGTGTTAACCGACAGCGCAGGCCACACCGGTGTGGGCGAAGCCCCGGGTGGCGAGGTGATTTATCGCACGCTGGTCGATGCGATCCCCCGTGTGAAAGGTGAACAGATTGCGCGAATGAACCGTCTGGTGCATGACGTGCATACCGGTAACCAATCCTCCGATTTTGACGCCTTCGGCAAAGGGGCCTGGACGTTTGAACTGCGGGTTAACGCCGTGGCGGCGCTGGAAGCCGCGTTGCTGGATTTACAGGGCCAGTTCCTGGGCGTACCGGTTGCCGAACTGCTCGGGCCGGGCAAACAGCGTGATGAAGTCACGGTGCTGGGCTACCTGTTTTACATCGGCGATCGCACCAAAACGGATCTGCCGTATCTGCCGGGGGAAACCGGCAAGCACGAGTGGTATCACCTGCGTCATCAGGCAGCCATGGACAGCGACGCCGTCGTGCGGTTGGCTGAAGCCTCTGCCGATCGTTACGGTTTCAAAGATTTCAAACTGAAAGGTGGGGTACTGCCGGGCGAACAAGAGATTGAATCGGTGAAAGCGTTGAAGAAACGTTTTCCGGATGCCCGCATCACCGTCGATCCCAACGGGGCCTGGTTGCTGGATGAGGCCATCCGTTTGTGCAAAGGCATGAACGGCATTCTGACCTATGCCGAAGACCCCTGTGGGGCAGAACAAGGCTTCTCGGGTCGTGAGGTCATGGCGGAGTTCCGTCGTGCCACGGGCCTGCCGGTGGCAACCAATATGATCGCTACCAACTGGCGTGAAATGAACCATGCCGTGATGTTGCAATCCGTCGATATCCCGTTGGCGGACCCACATTTTTGGACCATGCACGGCGCGGTGCGCGTCGCACAACTGTGCAACGACTGGGGCCTGACCTGGGGCTGCCACTCCAATAACCATTTTGATGTGTCACTGGCCATGTTCACCCATGTGGGCGCGGCGGCGCCGGGCAATCCTACTGCGATTGATACCCACTGGATCTGGCAGGAAGGGCAGCACCTGACCAAAGAACCGTTACAGATCGTCAACGGCAAGATTGCCGTACCCGATCGTCCGGGGTTGGGGGTTGAGCTGGACATGGCGCAAGTGATGAAGGCCCATGAGTTACACAAAAAACTGCCCAGCGGCGCGCGTAATGACGCCGCGGCCATGCAGTACCTGATTCCCGGCTGGACATTCGATCGCAAGCGTCCCGTTTTCGGTCGTCAATAA
- the mazG gene encoding nucleoside triphosphate pyrophosphohydrolase → MTAAAIERLLSIMNTLRDPENGCPWDRKQTFDTIAPYTLEETYEVLDAIARQDFDDLRSELGDLLFQVVFYAQMAQEQGLFDFSAVCDAISDKLERRHPHIFGDATLTDSDAVLANWEQTKAQERAEKAHYSALDDIPDALPALMKAHKIQQRCASVGFDWNSLGPVVDKVYEEIDEVMHEARQAVVDEEKLAEEVGDLLFATVNLSRHLGQKAENALQAANRKFSRRFRQVEQIVIASGKTVEQATLEEMDAAWEQVKRQEKDD, encoded by the coding sequence ATGACAGCAGCGGCTATTGAACGTCTTCTTTCCATTATGAACACACTGCGCGATCCGGAAAACGGTTGCCCGTGGGATCGCAAGCAAACCTTTGACACCATCGCGCCCTACACGTTGGAAGAGACCTACGAAGTGCTGGATGCGATTGCACGCCAGGATTTCGACGATCTGCGCAGCGAATTGGGCGATCTGCTGTTTCAGGTGGTGTTTTACGCCCAGATGGCGCAAGAGCAGGGATTGTTTGATTTTTCTGCGGTGTGCGATGCGATAAGCGACAAGCTTGAACGGCGACATCCGCATATCTTTGGCGATGCAACGCTCACCGACAGTGACGCGGTGCTTGCCAACTGGGAGCAAACTAAAGCCCAGGAGCGCGCTGAAAAAGCCCATTATTCGGCGTTGGATGATATCCCTGATGCCTTGCCCGCCTTAATGAAAGCGCACAAAATCCAGCAGCGCTGCGCGTCGGTAGGTTTCGACTGGAACAGCCTGGGACCTGTCGTTGATAAAGTGTATGAAGAGATTGATGAAGTGATGCACGAAGCCCGACAGGCGGTGGTGGATGAAGAGAAGCTGGCTGAAGAAGTGGGCGATTTATTATTCGCTACGGTCAATCTTTCGCGCCACCTTGGCCAGAAAGCCGAAAACGCGCTTCAGGCAGCAAACCGCAAATTCAGCCGCCGTTTCCGTCAGGTAGAACAGATTGTTATCGCCTCGGGAAAAACAGTCGAACAGGCGACGCTTGAGGAAATGGACGCGGCCTGGGAACAGGTAAAACGTCAAGAAAAGGACGATTAA
- the relA gene encoding GTP diphosphokinase: MVAVRSAHLNTDGEFVPDAWIASLGINNQQSCERLAETWRYCEQHTQGHPDAMLLLWRGIEMVEILSTLSMDNDSMRAAMLFPLADSGVVDEDTLREAFGKNIVDLVHGVRDMDAIRQLKATQHDSVASEQVDNIRRMLLAMVEDFRCVVIKLAERIAHLREVKDAPEEERVLAAKECTNIYAPLANRLGIGQLKWELEDFCFRYLHPDEYKKIAKLLHERRIDREQYIDDFVKTLRTAMAGEGVKADIYGRPKHIYSIWRKMQKKSLSFDELFDVRAVRIVVERLQDCYAALGIVHTHYRHLPDEFDDYVANPKPNGYQSIHTVVLGPRGKTLEIQIRTKQMHEDAELGVAAHWKYKEGAVAGGRSGYEGRIAWLRKLLTWQEEMADSDEMLDEVRSQVFDDRVYVFTPKGDVVDLPTGSTPLDFAYHIHSDIGHRCIGAKIGGRIVPFTYQLQMGDQIEIITQKQPNPSRDWLNPNLGYITTSRGRSKIHNWFRKQDRDKNILAGRQILDNELEHLGISLKAAEKLLLPRYNINSLDELLAGIGGGDIRLNQMVNFLQAQLNQPSAEEQDREALRQLTQQKAPPQNSRKDSGRIVVEGVGNLMHHIARCCLPIPGDEIIGFITRGRGISIHRADCEQLDDLRSHAPERIVDAVWGESYSSGYSLTVRVTANDRSGLLRDITTILANEKVNVLGVSSRSDTKQQIAVIDMEIEIYNLQVLGRVLAKLNQLPDVIDARRQQGA, translated from the coding sequence ATGGTTGCGGTAAGAAGTGCGCATTTGAATACGGACGGCGAGTTTGTGCCAGATGCCTGGATTGCATCGTTGGGCATCAATAATCAGCAGTCGTGTGAACGCTTAGCCGAGACCTGGCGCTATTGTGAACAGCATACGCAGGGCCATCCCGATGCGATGTTGCTGTTATGGCGCGGTATTGAAATGGTGGAGATCCTCTCCACCCTCAGCATGGATAACGACAGCATGCGCGCGGCGATGCTGTTCCCGCTGGCAGACTCCGGTGTGGTGGATGAAGACACGCTGCGCGAAGCCTTTGGCAAGAATATCGTCGATTTGGTGCACGGCGTGCGCGATATGGATGCGATTCGTCAACTGAAGGCGACGCAACACGATTCTGTCGCCTCCGAGCAGGTGGACAATATTCGCCGTATGCTGTTGGCGATGGTGGAAGATTTCCGCTGCGTGGTGATCAAACTGGCGGAGCGCATTGCACACCTGCGTGAAGTGAAAGACGCGCCGGAAGAAGAGCGCGTGCTGGCGGCCAAAGAGTGTACCAATATCTACGCGCCCTTAGCGAACCGCCTCGGCATCGGCCAGCTCAAATGGGAGCTGGAAGATTTCTGCTTCCGGTATCTGCACCCGGATGAATACAAAAAAATCGCCAAACTGTTGCACGAGCGCCGTATTGATCGTGAACAGTACATTGACGATTTTGTCAAAACGCTGCGCACCGCGATGGCGGGCGAGGGCGTTAAGGCCGATATCTATGGCCGGCCCAAGCATATCTACAGCATCTGGCGCAAGATGCAGAAAAAATCCCTGTCGTTCGATGAGCTGTTTGATGTGCGCGCCGTGCGCATCGTGGTTGAACGCTTGCAGGATTGCTATGCGGCGCTCGGTATCGTTCACACGCACTATCGTCATCTGCCTGACGAGTTCGACGACTACGTGGCGAACCCCAAACCCAACGGCTATCAGTCCATCCACACGGTGGTGTTGGGGCCGAGGGGCAAAACCCTTGAAATCCAGATTCGCACCAAACAGATGCATGAAGATGCCGAACTGGGTGTGGCAGCGCACTGGAAATACAAGGAGGGTGCTGTCGCCGGGGGGCGTTCCGGTTACGAAGGGCGCATTGCCTGGCTGCGTAAGTTGCTCACCTGGCAAGAGGAAATGGCCGATTCAGACGAAATGCTGGACGAAGTGCGCAGCCAGGTCTTCGACGATCGCGTCTATGTGTTTACACCAAAAGGCGACGTGGTCGATCTGCCGACCGGCTCCACGCCGCTGGATTTCGCCTACCACATTCACAGCGATATCGGGCATCGTTGCATCGGGGCCAAAATTGGCGGGCGCATTGTGCCCTTTACCTACCAGTTGCAGATGGGCGATCAGATTGAAATCATCACGCAGAAGCAGCCGAACCCGAGTCGTGATTGGCTAAACCCGAACCTGGGCTATATCACCACCAGCCGTGGCCGCTCCAAGATCCATAACTGGTTCCGCAAGCAAGATCGTGACAAGAATATTCTGGCCGGGCGCCAGATTCTGGATAACGAGCTGGAACATTTGGGGATCAGCCTCAAAGCTGCAGAGAAGCTGCTGCTGCCGCGCTATAACATCAACTCGCTTGATGAACTGCTGGCCGGTATTGGCGGCGGGGATATCCGCCTTAACCAGATGGTGAACTTCCTTCAGGCCCAGCTCAATCAGCCCAGTGCTGAGGAGCAGGATCGCGAAGCGCTGCGTCAGCTCACCCAGCAGAAAGCGCCGCCGCAGAACAGCCGCAAAGACAGCGGCCGCATTGTGGTAGAAGGGGTTGGCAATCTGATGCATCATATCGCGCGGTGCTGCCTGCCGATCCCGGGCGATGAGATCATCGGTTTCATCACGCGCGGACGCGGTATCTCTATCCATCGCGCCGACTGTGAGCAGTTAGACGATCTGCGCAGCCATGCGCCGGAGCGGATTGTCGATGCCGTCTGGGGCGAAAGCTATTCCAGCGGCTACTCGCTGACGGTGCGCGTAACCGCCAACGATCGCAGTGGGTTGCTGCGCGATATTACCACCATTCTGGCGAACGAAAAGGTGAACGTGCTGGGCGTGTCCAGCCGCAGTGATACCAAGCAGCAGATCGCGGTGATCGACATGGAGATCGAGATCTACAACCTTCAGGTATTAGGACGGGTGCTGGCGAAGCTTAACCAACTGCCGGATGTCATTGACGCACGTCGCCAGCAAGGGGCGTAA
- a CDS encoding RBBP9/YdeN family alpha/beta hydrolase has protein sequence MNNFVALLLSMAAALSGCASPVNTQQPTTHLYIVHGYGASPSEHWFAWLKSEMEKTGATVSIINLPTPDDPQPQAWQRALETQVTSLDNRTYFVAHSLGSITLLRFLEKHLTNAPIGGYILVSGFNERLPTLPQLDRFIKPDIDYGKLAQRASSRVVIAAPDDAVVPYRFSQALAKSLDARFITVEQGNHFLASDGFTEFPLVLAELQKAIAVSGR, from the coding sequence ATGAATAACTTCGTCGCACTACTCCTTTCGATGGCTGCCGCCTTGTCGGGCTGTGCCTCCCCGGTAAACACACAGCAACCCACTACGCACCTCTACATTGTTCACGGTTACGGCGCTTCACCGTCAGAGCATTGGTTCGCGTGGTTGAAAAGCGAGATGGAGAAAACGGGAGCCACGGTATCGATCATTAATTTACCCACCCCTGACGATCCCCAACCGCAGGCGTGGCAGCGAGCCCTCGAGACACAGGTAACATCGCTAGATAACCGCACCTATTTTGTTGCGCACAGTCTGGGCAGCATTACGTTGTTGAGATTTCTTGAGAAACACCTGACCAACGCGCCCATCGGTGGCTATATTCTGGTTTCCGGTTTCAATGAGCGTCTGCCGACGCTTCCGCAGCTCGACCGCTTCATAAAACCTGATATTGATTATGGCAAACTGGCGCAGAGGGCAAGCTCCCGCGTTGTCATTGCTGCGCCTGATGATGCGGTGGTTCCTTACCGATTCAGTCAGGCGTTGGCGAAATCCCTCGACGCCAGGTTCATTACGGTTGAGCAGGGTAACCACTTTCTGGCAAGTGACGGCTTCACCGAATTCCCTCTGGTGCTGGCCGAGCTACAAAAGGCCATCGCCGTATCAGGGCGGTGA